One genomic region from Planifilum fulgidum encodes:
- the glyS gene encoding glycine--tRNA ligase subunit beta, giving the protein MAERELLLEIGCEEIPARFVGEAAKQLKERVESWLRENRIDYRTSHTYATPRRLALRVEGVAERQRDVREEVRGPAKRIALKEDGSWSPAAVGFARKQGVSLDDLYFGEHKGEEYLFARKVMKGKATGECLQEGLPGVLSSIHLPGAMRWGSGRTRFIRPVRWLVCLFGRETVPFSWAGVTAGNRTRGHRFLGEEVELSSPEEYLETLRKQWVIADVEERRQRILDQLRRLEEEKGWRIPVDEGLLEEVTHLVEYPTVLAGSFDEKFLELPPAVLITTMREHQRYFPVTAADGSLLPHFVTVRNGDDVALDVVARGNQKVLRARLADARFFYEEDLKLSIDEAVSRLDQIVFHEKLGSIGDKVRRVRTLALSIADWLGLDEETVRKIDRAARICKFDLSTQMVYEFPELEGVMGEEYARRAGEDPEVSRAVFEHHLPRHAGDELPASVVGTVLALADKIDAQAAFLGIGIQPSGSQDPYGLRRRAAGLIQILLHRDWPSVTLNRLWDHALELLREKGLVTQPAEEVKKRLEEFFALRLRTVLQEAEIRHDVIDAVLAAGVGDPRLAVDKARFLMERVKEEDAFKPVVEAFNRTANLGRKGDPNRGVDPSLMEEEAERLLWNAYRQAADRFEAALSRRDVAGMYQALAEMAPTIHRFFDEVFVMAEDEAVRANRLALLRRLTDLVRRFAHFDRLAG; this is encoded by the coding sequence GTGGCTGAAAGGGAATTGCTGTTGGAGATCGGCTGTGAGGAGATACCGGCCCGGTTTGTGGGCGAAGCGGCCAAGCAGTTGAAAGAGCGGGTCGAAAGCTGGCTCAGGGAGAATCGGATCGACTACCGGACCAGTCATACATATGCCACGCCCCGGCGGCTCGCCCTGCGGGTGGAAGGGGTGGCCGAGCGCCAGCGGGATGTGCGGGAAGAGGTGCGAGGCCCGGCCAAGCGGATTGCCCTCAAGGAGGACGGAAGCTGGAGCCCCGCCGCGGTGGGGTTTGCCCGGAAGCAGGGCGTCTCTTTGGACGATCTGTATTTTGGCGAACACAAAGGGGAAGAGTACCTGTTCGCCCGGAAGGTGATGAAGGGGAAAGCCACCGGGGAATGTCTGCAGGAGGGACTTCCCGGCGTGCTGTCGTCCATCCACCTTCCCGGCGCGATGCGCTGGGGGAGCGGCCGGACCCGGTTTATCCGCCCGGTGCGGTGGTTGGTCTGCCTCTTCGGCCGGGAAACGGTTCCCTTCTCCTGGGCAGGCGTCACCGCCGGCAATCGGACGCGCGGACACCGGTTTCTGGGGGAAGAGGTGGAACTCTCTTCGCCGGAGGAGTATCTGGAAACCCTCCGAAAGCAATGGGTGATCGCCGATGTGGAGGAACGCAGGCAACGGATTCTCGACCAGCTGCGCCGGTTGGAGGAGGAAAAGGGTTGGCGCATTCCCGTTGACGAGGGTTTGCTGGAAGAAGTGACCCATCTGGTGGAATATCCGACGGTCCTCGCCGGCTCCTTTGACGAGAAATTTCTCGAATTGCCTCCGGCCGTGCTGATTACGACCATGAGGGAACATCAGCGCTACTTCCCGGTGACGGCCGCAGACGGAAGCCTGCTTCCCCATTTCGTCACGGTCCGGAACGGGGACGATGTCGCCCTGGATGTGGTGGCCCGGGGAAATCAGAAGGTGCTCAGGGCCCGTCTGGCCGACGCCCGCTTCTTCTACGAGGAGGATTTGAAGCTCTCCATCGACGAGGCGGTCTCCCGGCTCGACCAGATTGTTTTCCATGAGAAACTGGGGAGCATCGGGGACAAGGTGCGCCGCGTCCGCACCCTGGCCCTTTCCATTGCGGACTGGCTCGGATTGGATGAGGAAACGGTGAGGAAAATCGACCGGGCTGCGCGAATCTGCAAATTCGATCTGTCCACGCAGATGGTGTACGAATTCCCCGAGCTGGAGGGAGTGATGGGCGAAGAGTACGCCCGGCGGGCCGGGGAAGATCCGGAGGTATCCCGGGCGGTTTTCGAACATCACTTGCCCCGCCATGCCGGGGACGAGCTCCCCGCCTCCGTTGTGGGAACCGTCCTCGCCCTGGCCGACAAGATCGATGCCCAGGCCGCTTTCCTCGGCATCGGCATCCAGCCTTCCGGTTCCCAGGATCCCTACGGGTTGCGCCGCCGGGCCGCCGGTTTGATCCAGATCCTGCTGCACCGGGATTGGCCGTCGGTGACGCTGAATCGCCTGTGGGACCATGCCCTGGAGCTTCTGCGGGAAAAGGGGCTCGTCACCCAACCCGCGGAGGAAGTGAAGAAACGGCTGGAGGAATTCTTCGCCCTCCGCCTGCGGACGGTCCTGCAGGAGGCGGAAATCCGCCACGACGTCATCGATGCCGTGTTGGCCGCCGGGGTGGGAGACCCCCGGCTGGCGGTGGACAAGGCCCGGTTTCTGATGGAGCGGGTGAAGGAGGAAGACGCCTTCAAACCGGTGGTGGAGGCCTTCAACCGGACCGCCAACCTGGGAAGGAAGGGAGATCCGAACAGGGGGGTGGACCCGTCGCTGATGGAGGAGGAAGCGGAGCGCCTCCTCTGGAACGCCTACCGGCAGGCCGCCGACCGGTTCGAGGCCGCCCTGTCCCGTCGGGACGTCGCCGGCATGTACCAGGCCCTGGCGGAGATGGCTCCCACGATCCATCGCTTCTTCGACGAGGTTTTCGTGATGGCCGAGGATGAAGCCGTCCGGGCCAACCGCCTGGCGCTTCTCCGCCGGCTGACCGATTTGGTGAGGCGTTTCGCCCACTTTGATCGGTTGGCCGGGTGA
- the glyQ gene encoding glycine--tRNA ligase subunit alpha: MHFQEMILRLQTFWAEQGCVLVQPYDVEKGAGTLNPMTFLRSLGPEPWKVAYVEPSRRPADGRYGENPNRVYQHHQFQVILKPSPDDVQEVYLDSLRALGVDPRRHDIRFVEDNWEHPMLGAAGLGWEVWIDGMEITQFTYFQQVGGLEADPVSVELTYGLERLALYLQDKESVYDLEWVEGVTYGDVFRQAEYEHSKYSFEVADTDLLFRLFDDCEREALRALEAKLVLPAYDWVLKCSHTFNLLEARGAISVTQRTGYIGRVRDLARKCAKAYVEERERLGFPLLKGGEKRG; this comes from the coding sequence ATGCATTTTCAGGAAATGATACTGAGACTGCAAACCTTCTGGGCGGAACAGGGATGTGTCCTCGTTCAGCCCTACGATGTGGAAAAGGGAGCGGGAACCCTCAATCCGATGACCTTTTTGCGGTCTCTCGGTCCGGAGCCCTGGAAGGTGGCCTACGTGGAGCCTTCCCGCCGGCCGGCGGACGGGCGGTACGGGGAAAACCCCAACCGGGTTTATCAGCACCACCAATTTCAAGTGATTCTGAAGCCTTCGCCCGACGATGTCCAGGAGGTGTATCTGGACAGTCTCCGGGCGTTGGGGGTGGATCCCCGCCGCCACGACATCCGCTTTGTGGAGGACAACTGGGAGCATCCCATGCTGGGCGCCGCCGGACTGGGATGGGAAGTGTGGATCGACGGGATGGAGATCACCCAGTTCACCTATTTCCAGCAGGTGGGCGGATTGGAGGCCGATCCCGTCTCCGTGGAGCTCACGTACGGTTTGGAGCGCCTGGCCCTTTACCTGCAGGACAAGGAGAGCGTCTACGATCTGGAGTGGGTGGAGGGTGTGACCTACGGCGACGTGTTCCGCCAGGCGGAATACGAGCACTCCAAATACTCCTTTGAGGTGGCCGACACGGACCTCTTGTTCCGCCTCTTTGACGACTGCGAGCGGGAAGCCCTCCGCGCCCTGGAGGCCAAACTGGTTCTGCCCGCCTACGATTGGGTGCTGAAGTGCTCCCATACCTTCAACCTGCTGGAAGCCCGGGGGGCGATCAGCGTGACCCAGCGGACTGGTTACATCGGCCGGGTGCGCGATCTGGCGAGAAAATGCGCCAAAGCTTACGTGGAAGAGCGGGAACGGCTGGGATTTCCTCTGTTGAAAGGGGGAGAAAAGCGTGGCTGA
- the recO gene encoding DNA repair protein RecO, with protein sequence MLIKTEGIVIRTRDYGESHKVVVLFTAERGKLPVLARGAKKPRSRLGAVTQLFTRGQYLCFLGSGMGTLSQGELISSHHGLRSDLLLTATAAYLVELLDRMTEEKDPSPALYRLLSSTLDQLEGGTDPEILSRIFELKVLEAAGYRPVLDKCALCGSRDRPVRFSVRQGGFLCSDCLHRDPHTLPLSETAARLLRLLQRITPDRIGEVRVKEETKAQLERVLRAFIDEYAGIKFKSRPFLDQLRKDWSKSPDR encoded by the coding sequence ATGTTGATCAAAACCGAGGGAATCGTCATTCGGACCCGGGATTACGGGGAAAGCCACAAGGTGGTCGTCCTGTTCACGGCGGAACGGGGAAAGCTGCCCGTCCTGGCCCGAGGGGCGAAAAAGCCGAGGAGCCGTCTGGGAGCGGTCACGCAACTTTTCACCCGGGGGCAATATCTCTGCTTTTTGGGATCGGGGATGGGAACCCTGTCCCAGGGAGAGCTGATTTCCTCCCACCACGGACTCCGTTCCGATCTCCTGTTGACGGCGACCGCCGCTTACCTGGTGGAACTGCTGGACCGCATGACGGAGGAGAAGGATCCTTCGCCCGCTTTGTACCGCCTGCTGTCTTCCACGTTGGATCAACTGGAAGGGGGCACCGATCCGGAGATCCTTTCACGGATCTTCGAGCTTAAAGTATTGGAGGCCGCGGGATACCGGCCCGTGCTGGACAAGTGCGCCCTTTGCGGCTCAAGAGACCGTCCCGTTCGCTTCAGCGTCCGGCAGGGCGGTTTTTTGTGCTCCGATTGCCTCCACCGGGATCCGCACACCCTTCCTTTGTCGGAGACGGCCGCCCGCCTTCTGCGGCTCTTGCAGCGCATTACCCCGGATCGGATCGGGGAAGTGCGGGTGAAGGAGGAGACCAAGGCGCAGCTGGAGCGGGTTCTCAGGGCCTTTATCGACGAATATGCGGGCATCAAGTTCAAGTCCCGCCCCTTTTTGGACCAGTTGCGCAAAGATTGGTCCAAGTCGCCGGATCGTTGA
- a CDS encoding YqzL family protein yields the protein MRNFYWNVFAVTGSIDAYLMYKEVDGIKDDSAKDREEEHDREEVH from the coding sequence TTGCGCAATTTCTATTGGAATGTCTTTGCGGTAACTGGCAGTATCGATGCGTACCTGATGTACAAGGAAGTGGACGGGATCAAGGACGATTCCGCCAAGGACCGGGAGGAGGAGCATGACCGGGAGGAAGTCCATTAG
- the era gene encoding GTPase Era, whose translation MSHKSGFVALIGRPNVGKSTLMNHVVGRKVAIMSDKPQTTRNRIRGIFTDERGQIVFLDTPGIHKPKSKLGEHLVQTARAALEEVDLILLLVDAEEGMGPGDRFIIEHLKQVETPVFLVVNKIDRVHPDALLPLIDSYRRLYSFKEVVPISALQGNNTGTLVDLIFRELPEGPAYYPADQVTDSPEQFIVAELIREKVLFLTREEIPHSVAVVVEEMIPRQDRETVYIRATIYAERPSQKGILIGKRGAMLKEVGRLAREEIERLLGNKVYLDLWVKVKKDWRNEEAYLRRFGYGDVE comes from the coding sequence ATGAGCCATAAATCGGGGTTTGTTGCGCTGATCGGCCGGCCCAACGTGGGGAAATCCACGCTGATGAACCACGTGGTCGGCAGAAAAGTGGCGATCATGTCGGATAAGCCCCAGACGACGCGAAACAGGATCCGGGGCATCTTTACCGACGAGCGGGGGCAGATCGTGTTTCTGGACACCCCCGGCATCCACAAGCCCAAATCGAAGCTGGGCGAACACCTGGTTCAGACGGCCCGGGCCGCTCTGGAAGAGGTGGATCTGATCCTCCTGCTGGTGGATGCCGAGGAGGGGATGGGTCCGGGAGACCGCTTCATCATCGAGCACCTGAAGCAGGTGGAAACGCCCGTTTTTCTGGTGGTGAACAAGATCGACCGGGTGCATCCCGACGCCCTGCTTCCGCTGATCGATTCCTATCGCCGCCTCTATTCCTTCAAGGAAGTGGTTCCCATTTCCGCGCTGCAGGGGAACAACACGGGCACCCTCGTGGATCTGATCTTCAGGGAACTGCCCGAAGGCCCCGCCTATTATCCGGCGGATCAGGTGACCGACTCCCCGGAACAATTCATTGTCGCGGAACTGATTCGGGAAAAGGTGCTCTTCCTCACCCGGGAGGAGATTCCCCATTCCGTGGCGGTGGTCGTCGAAGAGATGATCCCCCGGCAGGACCGGGAGACCGTGTACATCCGGGCGACGATCTATGCGGAACGCCCCTCCCAAAAGGGGATATTGATCGGGAAGCGGGGGGCCATGCTGAAGGAAGTGGGCCGACTGGCCCGGGAGGAGATCGAACGTTTGCTCGGGAACAAGGTGTACCTGGACCTGTGGGTGAAGGTGAAAAAGGACTGGCGGAACGAAGAGGCTTATCTGCGCCGGTTCGGATACGGCGATGTGGAATAG
- a CDS encoding cytidine deaminase — protein sequence MKEMLLAEARRAREHAYVPYSRFPVGAALLTDDGAVFRGCNVENASYGLTNCAERTALFKAVSEGKRRFAALAVIADTPGPVAPCGACRQVMAELCPPDMKVYLANLKGDWKETTVKELLPDSFGREELQHEP from the coding sequence ATGAAAGAGATGCTGCTTGCCGAAGCGCGCAGGGCGAGGGAGCACGCCTACGTTCCCTACTCCCGCTTTCCGGTGGGGGCCGCCCTTTTGACCGACGACGGGGCGGTGTTCAGGGGGTGCAATGTGGAGAACGCCTCCTACGGATTGACCAACTGTGCGGAAAGAACCGCCCTGTTCAAAGCCGTTTCCGAGGGCAAACGCCGCTTTGCGGCATTGGCGGTCATCGCCGACACACCCGGTCCCGTCGCCCCCTGCGGGGCCTGCCGCCAGGTGATGGCGGAGTTGTGCCCGCCGGACATGAAGGTGTACCTGGCCAATCTGAAGGGAGATTGGAAGGAAACCACCGTGAAAGAGCTGTTGCCCGACTCCTTCGGCAGGGAGGAACTCCAACATGAGCCATAA
- a CDS encoding DUF502 domain-containing protein, translating to MFKSIRNHLIIGTLALLPAVATLYVLKLLFQFIDPTLGITVARIMDWVGLVEFPLQVGQLRFETHIPGVGLLLTLGLLVLVGIMAKSFFGRQMILFTERVFTRIPIARSIYSTVKQITNAFGHDATSFKRVVMVEYPRKGIYTLGFYTGESSEEIRRRSGEKVLNIFLPTTPNPTSGWLVLVPEKDVIFLDITVEDGLKYIISGGVVVPPANGRGERAEGPPFAPEDSSGVRLRIRRQGEVGP from the coding sequence ATGTTCAAATCGATCCGCAACCATCTCATCATCGGAACCTTGGCATTGCTTCCCGCTGTGGCCACTTTATACGTGCTGAAACTCCTTTTCCAGTTCATCGACCCCACCCTCGGAATCACCGTGGCCCGGATCATGGATTGGGTGGGCTTGGTGGAGTTTCCCCTCCAGGTGGGGCAGCTCAGGTTTGAAACCCATATCCCCGGCGTCGGACTGCTCCTCACCCTGGGGCTGCTCGTCCTGGTGGGGATCATGGCCAAGAGCTTTTTCGGCCGGCAGATGATCCTTTTTACGGAAAGGGTTTTCACGCGGATTCCCATCGCCCGCAGCATTTACTCCACCGTGAAGCAGATCACCAATGCCTTCGGTCACGATGCCACCTCCTTCAAGCGGGTGGTCATGGTAGAGTATCCGCGGAAGGGCATCTACACGCTGGGGTTTTACACCGGCGAAAGCAGTGAAGAAATCCGCCGGCGGTCCGGGGAAAAGGTTCTCAACATCTTTCTTCCCACCACGCCCAATCCCACCTCGGGTTGGCTCGTGCTCGTCCCTGAAAAGGATGTGATCTTTCTGGACATCACGGTGGAGGACGGACTGAAATACATCATTTCCGGGGGTGTGGTGGTTCCGCCGGCGAACGGGCGCGGGGAGCGGGCGGAAGGCCCGCCTTTCGCACCGGAAGATTCGTCGGGCGTGCGCCTCAGGATCAGGAGACAGGGAGAGGTGGGGCCATGA
- a CDS encoding diacylglycerol kinase family protein produces MWLTKLLHSFRFALEGLKYTLVTQRNMRIHFLAALGVLLLSLYLPLSKTEVLLLFVAIVLVLVAELFNTVVEAVVDMITKDFHPLAKVAKDVAAGAVLLTAGFAVVVGVSVFYPYLDPLKLSYFEEAPMPPNIGMVAILVADFFLTLLLKGWFHRLGQTRWEPSMTTSIAFCIATSVALMIRHLLIALLVYLLTALLVGTRLHIKTRRSTVVIGALLGTAVALIGFILL; encoded by the coding sequence ATGTGGCTGACCAAACTGCTACATAGTTTCCGGTTTGCGCTGGAAGGATTAAAATATACCCTGGTCACCCAGCGCAACATGCGGATCCATTTCCTGGCCGCGCTGGGGGTTTTGCTGCTGAGCCTGTATCTCCCGCTCAGCAAAACCGAAGTGCTCCTGCTGTTCGTCGCGATCGTTCTGGTGCTGGTGGCCGAGCTGTTCAACACCGTGGTGGAAGCCGTGGTCGACATGATCACGAAGGATTTTCACCCCTTGGCCAAGGTGGCCAAGGATGTGGCCGCCGGGGCGGTTCTGCTTACCGCCGGTTTTGCGGTCGTGGTCGGTGTGAGCGTTTTTTATCCCTATCTCGATCCGTTGAAGCTTTCCTACTTTGAAGAGGCCCCCATGCCGCCCAATATCGGAATGGTGGCCATTTTGGTCGCCGACTTTTTTCTGACCCTGCTGCTGAAGGGCTGGTTTCACCGCTTGGGGCAGACCCGGTGGGAACCCAGCATGACCACGTCCATCGCCTTCTGCATCGCCACTTCCGTCGCCCTGATGATTCGCCATCTGCTCATCGCCCTGCTGGTGTATCTGCTCACCGCCCTTCTCGTGGGAACGCGGCTGCACATCAAGACGAGGAGGAGTACCGTCGTCATCGGAGCGCTTTTGGGAACAGCCGTCGCACTCATCGGTTTTATCCTGCTGTGA
- the ybeY gene encoding rRNA maturation RNase YbeY — protein sequence MELSVDIQVEIPLTEEERSVLRWVHASLEEAASAEGLPPAEVSVTIVDDEGIRRLNRDFRQVDRPTDVLSFPQWEPGEPMEGAGDGPVPLGDIVISFPRAREQADAYGHSLEREIGFLAVHGFLHLLGYDHETEEEERRMFARQEEILGRVGLRR from the coding sequence ATGGAGTTGTCGGTTGATATTCAGGTGGAAATTCCGCTGACGGAAGAGGAGCGATCCGTTCTCCGCTGGGTCCATGCGAGCCTTGAGGAGGCGGCCTCGGCGGAAGGGTTGCCGCCGGCGGAGGTTTCGGTGACGATCGTGGATGATGAGGGCATCCGCCGGTTGAACCGGGACTTTCGCCAGGTGGACCGCCCCACGGATGTTCTCTCCTTTCCCCAGTGGGAGCCGGGAGAGCCGATGGAGGGCGCGGGGGATGGCCCCGTTCCCCTCGGGGACATCGTCATCTCCTTTCCGCGCGCCCGGGAGCAGGCCGACGCCTACGGCCACTCCCTGGAGAGGGAAATCGGCTTTCTGGCGGTTCACGGCTTTTTGCACCTGCTCGGGTATGATCATGAAACGGAAGAAGAAGAGCGACGCATGTTTGCCCGCCAGGAGGAGATATTGGGGCGAGTCGGCCTCAGAAGGTAG